A portion of the Ailuropoda melanoleuca isolate Jingjing unplaced genomic scaffold, ASM200744v2 unplaced-scaffold9223, whole genome shotgun sequence genome contains these proteins:
- the FAM168B gene encoding myelin-associated neurite-outgrowth inhibitor isoform X2, translating to MNPVYSPGSSGVPYANAKGIGYPAGFPMGYAAAAPAYSPNMYPGANPTFQTGYTPGTPYKVSCSPTSGAVPPYSSSPNPYQTAVYPVRSAYPQQSPYAQQGTYYTQPLYAAPPHVIHHTTVVQPNGMPATVYPAPIPPPRGNGVTMGMVAGTTMAMSAGTLLTAHSPTPVAPHPVTVPTYRAPGTPTYSYVPPQW from the exons ATGAATCCTGTTTATAGCCCTGGTTCTTCTGGGGTTCCCTATGCAAATGCCAAAGGAATTGGTTATCCAG CTGGTTTCCCCATGGGCTATGCAGCCGCAGCTCCTGCCTACTCCCCCAACATGTACCCTGGAGCGAATCCTACTTTCCAGACAG GTTACACTCCTGGCACACCTTACAAAGTGTCCTGTTCCCCCACCAGCGGGGCAGTGCCACCAtactcctcctcccccaacccctaccAGACCGCTGTGTACCCTGTGCGAAGTGCCTACCCCCAGCAGAGCCCCTACGCGCAG CAAGGCACGTACTACACACAGCCCCTGTATGCAGCACCCCCTCACGTCATCCACCACACCACAGTGGTGCAGCCCAATGGCATGCCAGCGACGGTGTACCCTGCTCCCATTCCTCCACCTAGAGGCAACGGCGTCACCATGGGCATGGTGGCTGGGACCACTATGGCCATGTCAGCAG GTACCCTGCTGACCGCCCACTCCCCAACTCCTGTTGCCCCCCACCCAGTCACTGTGCCCACGTATCGGGCCCCAGGAACACCCACCTACAGCTACGTGCCCCCTCAGTGGTGA
- the FAM168B gene encoding myelin-associated neurite-outgrowth inhibitor isoform X3, which produces MNPVYSPGSSGVPYANAKGIGYPGYTPGTPYKVSCSPTSGAVPPYSSSPNPYQTAVYPVRSAYPQQSPYAQQGTYYTQPLYAAPPHVIHHTTVVQPNGMPATVYPAPIPPPRGNGVTMGMVAGTTMAMSAGTLLTAHSPTPVAPHPVTVPTYRAPGTPTYSYVPPQW; this is translated from the exons ATGAATCCTGTTTATAGCCCTGGTTCTTCTGGGGTTCCCTATGCAAATGCCAAAGGAATTGGTTATCCAG GTTACACTCCTGGCACACCTTACAAAGTGTCCTGTTCCCCCACCAGCGGGGCAGTGCCACCAtactcctcctcccccaacccctaccAGACCGCTGTGTACCCTGTGCGAAGTGCCTACCCCCAGCAGAGCCCCTACGCGCAG CAAGGCACGTACTACACACAGCCCCTGTATGCAGCACCCCCTCACGTCATCCACCACACCACAGTGGTGCAGCCCAATGGCATGCCAGCGACGGTGTACCCTGCTCCCATTCCTCCACCTAGAGGCAACGGCGTCACCATGGGCATGGTGGCTGGGACCACTATGGCCATGTCAGCAG GTACCCTGCTGACCGCCCACTCCCCAACTCCTGTTGCCCCCCACCCAGTCACTGTGCCCACGTATCGGGCCCCAGGAACACCCACCTACAGCTACGTGCCCCCTCAGTGGTGA
- the FAM168B gene encoding myelin-associated neurite-outgrowth inhibitor isoform X1 yields MNPVYSPGSSGVPYANAKGIGYPGGDIPLLCFSPAGFPMGYAAAAPAYSPNMYPGANPTFQTGYTPGTPYKVSCSPTSGAVPPYSSSPNPYQTAVYPVRSAYPQQSPYAQQGTYYTQPLYAAPPHVIHHTTVVQPNGMPATVYPAPIPPPRGNGVTMGMVAGTTMAMSAGTLLTAHSPTPVAPHPVTVPTYRAPGTPTYSYVPPQW; encoded by the exons ATGAATCCTGTTTATAGCCCTGGTTCTTCTGGGGTTCCCTATGCAAATGCCAAAGGAATTGGTTATCCAG GTGGTGATATCCCATTGTTGTGTTTTTCTCCAGCTGGTTTCCCCATGGGCTATGCAGCCGCAGCTCCTGCCTACTCCCCCAACATGTACCCTGGAGCGAATCCTACTTTCCAGACAG GTTACACTCCTGGCACACCTTACAAAGTGTCCTGTTCCCCCACCAGCGGGGCAGTGCCACCAtactcctcctcccccaacccctaccAGACCGCTGTGTACCCTGTGCGAAGTGCCTACCCCCAGCAGAGCCCCTACGCGCAG CAAGGCACGTACTACACACAGCCCCTGTATGCAGCACCCCCTCACGTCATCCACCACACCACAGTGGTGCAGCCCAATGGCATGCCAGCGACGGTGTACCCTGCTCCCATTCCTCCACCTAGAGGCAACGGCGTCACCATGGGCATGGTGGCTGGGACCACTATGGCCATGTCAGCAG GTACCCTGCTGACCGCCCACTCCCCAACTCCTGTTGCCCCCCACCCAGTCACTGTGCCCACGTATCGGGCCCCAGGAACACCCACCTACAGCTACGTGCCCCCTCAGTGGTGA